A window of Flavobacterium flavigenum contains these coding sequences:
- a CDS encoding SDR family NAD(P)-dependent oxidoreductase: protein MKNIIITGTSRGIGYELALQFANAGHNVLAISRKIPQALLEHPNVTCLSVDLADESQLNIVSDFLSSTWKKVDAVVHNAGALLLKPFAETTHADFESIYKVNVFAVANLTRICLPYLEKGSHVVTISSIGGVRGSLKFAGLAAYSSSKGAVGTLTELLAEEYKEKGISFNVLALGSVQTEMLNEAFPGYQAPISAEGMATYIYDFTLNGNKYFNGKILEVSSTNP, encoded by the coding sequence ATGAAAAATATTATTATTACTGGAACGAGTAGAGGAATTGGTTATGAACTGGCTTTACAGTTTGCCAATGCAGGACATAATGTTTTAGCGATTTCCAGAAAAATTCCGCAAGCGCTTTTAGAACACCCAAATGTAACCTGTCTTTCAGTTGATCTGGCAGATGAATCTCAACTCAATATTGTGAGCGATTTTCTTTCTTCAACATGGAAAAAAGTAGATGCTGTAGTACACAACGCAGGCGCTTTGCTTTTGAAACCTTTTGCAGAAACCACTCATGCTGATTTTGAAAGTATTTACAAAGTGAATGTTTTTGCCGTTGCTAATCTAACCCGAATTTGTTTGCCTTATCTTGAAAAAGGCAGTCATGTGGTAACCATCAGTTCGATTGGCGGTGTTCGCGGAAGTTTGAAATTCGCAGGTTTAGCAGCTTATAGTTCAAGCAAAGGTGCTGTTGGTACCTTAACAGAATTACTGGCTGAAGAATACAAAGAAAAAGGCATTTCATTTAATGTTTTGGCTTTAGGTTCTGTCCAGACTGAAATGCTGAATGAGGCTTTCCCTGGTTATCAGGCTCCCATTTCTGCTGAAGGAATGGCAACTTATATTTATGATTTTACGCTTAATGGGAATAAATATTTTAATGGAAAGATATTAGAAGTTTCTTCTACCAATCCGTAG
- a CDS encoding SprT-like domain-containing protein, giving the protein MSETLAKYIPEHAVKPVFDLIVANQVHLKIVNERQTRHGDYRRGPSGKHEITVNASLNKYRFLITLIHEISHLVAFEKFGRNIKPHGNEWKLTFQRLMIPFIRPEIFPNQILPLLARHFKNPSASSDTDTTLSLALKQYDKENDKNYVFEIPYGSVFRIKNGKIFKKIAVRTKRFECLEISTGKLYLFNPNAEVELINIQ; this is encoded by the coding sequence TTGAGCGAAACACTAGCCAAATATATCCCCGAACATGCCGTAAAGCCTGTTTTCGATTTGATCGTTGCCAATCAGGTGCACCTTAAAATCGTTAACGAGCGTCAGACACGTCATGGTGATTACAGGAGAGGACCGAGTGGCAAACATGAAATAACAGTCAATGCGAGTTTAAATAAATATCGATTTTTGATTACGCTGATTCATGAAATTTCTCATTTAGTTGCTTTTGAAAAGTTTGGACGAAATATAAAACCTCACGGTAATGAATGGAAATTGACCTTTCAGCGATTAATGATACCCTTTATTCGTCCGGAGATTTTTCCAAATCAAATTCTTCCCTTATTGGCGAGACATTTTAAGAACCCTTCTGCAAGCAGTGATACCGATACTACTTTATCATTGGCTTTGAAGCAATATGATAAGGAAAATGATAAAAATTATGTTTTTGAAATTCCGTATGGCAGTGTTTTCAGAATTAAAAATGGGAAAATTTTCAAGAAAATTGCTGTACGGACAAAACGTTTTGAATGTCTGGAAATTAGTACCGGGAAATTATATCTTTTTAATCCAAATGCTGAGGTAGAATTAATAAATATTCAATAA
- the gcvP gene encoding aminomethyl-transferring glycine dehydrogenase, whose product MRTDAFALRHIGPRETDLPFMLKTIGVDSIEQLVYETLPDDIRLKAPLNLDPAMTEFEYANHIRDLGKKNRTFKSYIGLGYHPTIVPAPIQRNIFENPGWYTAYTPYQAEIAQGRLEAILNFQTTVIELTGMEIANASLLDEGTAAAEAMALLFDVRTRDQKKNNTHKFFVSEEILPQTLSVLQTRSTPIGIELVVGNHETFDFSNEFFGAILQYPGKYGQVNDYSAFVAKAKENEIKVAFAADILSLATLTSPGEMGAAVVVGTTQRFGVPMGYGGPHAAFFATKDEYKRSMPGRIIGVSVDANGNRALRMALGTREQHIKREKATSNICTAQVLLAVMAGMYAVYHGPKGLKYIANKVHASAVTTAEALNKLGVYQTNTAFFDTILVKADAQKVKTVAEKNKVNFFYPDADSISISFNETTSVADINQIIAIFANALGKETFTVSELSEASQLPASLERTSSFLTHDVFNNHHSESQLMRYIKKLERKDLSLNHSMISLGSCTMKLNAASEMLPLSMPNWNSIHPFAPVDQVEGYLTMLKRLEQQLNVITGFAGTTLQPNSGAQGEYAGLMAIRAYHMSRNEGHRNVCLIPSSAHGTNPASAAMAGMKIIVTKTTPEGNIDVEDLREKAIEHKDDLSCLMVTYPSTHGVFESSIIEITKLIHDNGGLVYMDGANMNAQVGLTNPATIGADVCHLNLHKTFAIPHGGGGPGVGPICVNEKLVPFLPTNPILNVGGEQAITAISSAPYGSALVCLISYGYITMMGAEGLKSATEHAILNANYMKARFEGHYPILYTGECGRAAHEMILDCRAFKENGIEVGDIAKRLMDYGFHAPTVSFPVAGTLMIEPTESEDLAELDRFCDALISIRKEIEEAKADDKNNVLKNAPHTLAMLTTDNWDFPYSREKAAYPLDYIAENKFWPSVRRVDDAYGDRNLVCSCAPIEAYMEN is encoded by the coding sequence ATGAGAACAGATGCTTTTGCTTTAAGACACATTGGACCAAGAGAAACCGATCTTCCGTTTATGTTGAAGACCATTGGAGTTGACTCGATTGAACAACTGGTTTATGAAACACTTCCGGATGACATTCGTCTAAAAGCACCTTTGAATTTAGATCCTGCCATGACAGAATTCGAATATGCCAATCATATTCGTGACTTAGGGAAGAAAAACAGAACATTTAAATCATACATTGGTTTAGGTTATCACCCAACTATCGTTCCGGCTCCAATTCAAAGAAACATCTTCGAAAATCCAGGATGGTATACGGCTTACACACCGTATCAGGCAGAAATTGCACAAGGTCGTCTGGAAGCTATTTTAAATTTCCAGACTACGGTTATTGAATTAACCGGAATGGAAATCGCAAATGCTTCTTTATTAGATGAAGGAACTGCAGCTGCTGAAGCCATGGCTTTGTTGTTTGATGTTCGTACTCGTGACCAAAAGAAAAACAACACACATAAATTCTTCGTTTCTGAAGAAATTTTGCCTCAAACTTTATCTGTACTTCAAACACGTTCAACTCCAATTGGAATTGAATTAGTTGTTGGAAACCACGAAACTTTTGATTTTTCAAATGAGTTTTTCGGAGCGATTTTACAATATCCGGGAAAATACGGTCAGGTAAATGATTACAGTGCTTTTGTTGCTAAAGCAAAAGAAAACGAAATAAAAGTGGCCTTCGCTGCCGATATTTTATCATTAGCGACTTTAACTTCTCCTGGAGAAATGGGAGCTGCAGTTGTAGTGGGAACTACTCAGCGTTTTGGTGTTCCAATGGGGTACGGCGGACCTCACGCTGCATTTTTTGCAACTAAAGACGAATACAAAAGATCTATGCCGGGGCGTATTATCGGAGTTTCTGTTGATGCAAACGGAAACCGTGCTTTACGTATGGCTTTAGGAACTCGCGAACAGCACATTAAACGCGAAAAAGCAACTTCTAACATTTGTACGGCTCAGGTTTTATTAGCGGTTATGGCTGGAATGTATGCCGTTTACCACGGACCAAAAGGTTTAAAATATATTGCAAACAAAGTTCACGCATCTGCAGTTACTACTGCTGAAGCTTTAAATAAATTAGGTGTTTACCAAACCAACACAGCTTTCTTTGATACTATTTTAGTAAAAGCTGACGCTCAAAAAGTAAAAACTGTTGCAGAGAAAAACAAAGTAAACTTCTTCTATCCTGATGCTGATAGTATTTCGATTTCATTCAACGAAACGACTTCTGTTGCAGACATAAATCAAATTATTGCCATTTTTGCTAACGCTTTAGGAAAAGAAACTTTTACGGTTTCTGAATTATCAGAAGCAAGTCAATTACCGGCTTCTTTAGAAAGAACCTCTTCTTTCTTAACGCATGATGTTTTCAACAATCATCATTCAGAAAGTCAGTTAATGCGTTACATCAAAAAATTAGAGCGTAAAGATTTATCATTGAATCACTCGATGATTTCGTTAGGTTCTTGTACAATGAAATTAAACGCAGCTTCTGAAATGTTGCCTCTTTCAATGCCAAACTGGAACAGCATTCACCCGTTTGCACCAGTTGATCAGGTTGAAGGTTACCTTACCATGTTGAAGAGATTAGAGCAGCAATTAAATGTAATTACTGGTTTTGCCGGAACAACTTTGCAGCCAAACTCTGGAGCGCAAGGTGAATATGCTGGTCTAATGGCAATTCGTGCGTACCACATGTCAAGAAACGAAGGTCACCGTAATGTATGTTTGATTCCTTCATCTGCGCACGGAACAAATCCTGCTTCTGCAGCGATGGCCGGAATGAAAATTATAGTTACGAAAACTACTCCGGAAGGAAACATTGACGTAGAAGATTTAAGAGAAAAAGCAATTGAACACAAAGATGATTTATCTTGTTTAATGGTAACGTATCCTTCTACTCACGGCGTTTTCGAATCTTCAATTATCGAAATCACAAAATTAATCCACGACAACGGCGGATTAGTATATATGGATGGTGCAAATATGAACGCGCAAGTTGGATTAACAAATCCGGCTACAATTGGCGCTGACGTTTGTCACTTAAACTTACACAAAACTTTCGCTATTCCTCACGGAGGCGGTGGACCTGGAGTTGGACCAATTTGCGTGAACGAAAAATTAGTTCCGTTCTTGCCAACTAACCCAATCTTAAATGTTGGTGGTGAGCAAGCGATTACTGCTATTTCATCTGCACCTTACGGATCTGCTCTGGTTTGTTTAATTTCTTACGGTTACATTACTATGATGGGTGCCGAAGGATTAAAAAGCGCTACAGAACACGCGATCTTAAATGCTAACTATATGAAAGCACGTTTCGAAGGTCACTATCCAATTCTTTATACAGGAGAATGCGGAAGAGCAGCTCACGAAATGATTTTAGATTGTCGTGCATTCAAAGAAAACGGAATTGAAGTGGGCGATATCGCAAAACGTTTAATGGATTACGGTTTCCACGCGCCGACGGTTTCTTTCCCGGTAGCAGGAACTTTAATGATCGAACCAACAGAATCGGAAGATTTAGCCGAATTAGACCGTTTTTGTGATGCATTGATCTCAATCAGAAAAGAAATTGAAGAAGCAAAAGCTGATGATAAAAACAACGTATTGAAAAATGCACCGCACACATTAGCTATGTTAACTACTGATAACTGGGATTTCCCTTACTCAAGAGAAAAAGCCGCTTATCCATTAGATTACATTGCCGAAAATAAATTCTGGCCATCAGTTCGTCGTGTTGACGATGCGTACGGTGACAGAAATTTAGTTTGCAGCTGCGCTCCTATTGAAGCTTATATGGAGAATTAA
- a CDS encoding 3-oxoacyl-ACP synthase III family protein, which yields MKIKIIGIGSYIPQKEVKNTDFDKHVFLNEDGTPFGYPNETVIRKFKGITGIQNRRYAEDQHTTSDLAFFAAEKAIANANIDKETLDYIIFAHNFGDVKSGTVQSDMIPSLATRVKNKLDIKNPKCVAYDILFGCPGWIEGVLQANAFIKSGMAKRVLVIGAETLSRVVDDHDRDSMIYSDGAGASILEASTDEAGLLSYESATFANDEANFLFFGKSYNPDLDPDIKYIKMYGRKIYEFALSNVPTAMKECLDKSGIAIDEVKKILIHQANEKMDEAIIDRFYKLYDRTAPKDIMPMSIHDLGNSSVATVPTLYDLLIQGKIENHEISKGDVVIFASVGAGMNINAFVYRY from the coding sequence ATGAAAATAAAGATAATAGGTATAGGAAGCTATATTCCGCAAAAAGAAGTTAAGAATACCGATTTTGACAAACATGTTTTTTTAAATGAAGATGGAACTCCTTTTGGTTATCCTAACGAAACAGTAATTAGAAAATTCAAAGGTATTACCGGAATCCAAAACCGCCGATATGCTGAAGACCAACATACAACTTCTGATTTAGCTTTTTTTGCAGCCGAAAAAGCCATTGCAAATGCTAATATTGACAAAGAGACTTTAGATTATATCATTTTTGCACACAATTTTGGCGATGTTAAATCGGGAACTGTTCAGTCAGACATGATTCCAAGTTTAGCAACCCGTGTTAAAAACAAACTGGATATCAAAAACCCAAAATGTGTGGCTTACGATATCCTTTTTGGTTGTCCAGGATGGATTGAAGGTGTATTGCAGGCCAATGCTTTCATCAAATCAGGAATGGCAAAAAGAGTTTTGGTAATTGGTGCCGAAACACTTTCGAGAGTGGTTGACGATCACGATCGCGATTCGATGATTTACTCAGACGGTGCCGGAGCTTCAATCTTAGAAGCCTCCACCGATGAAGCCGGTTTGTTATCTTACGAAAGTGCCACTTTTGCCAATGATGAAGCCAACTTCCTTTTCTTCGGTAAATCATATAATCCTGATCTGGATCCGGACATCAAATACATCAAAATGTATGGCCGCAAAATTTACGAATTTGCACTAAGCAATGTTCCAACCGCCATGAAGGAATGTCTAGATAAAAGCGGCATTGCCATAGATGAGGTTAAAAAAATCCTGATCCATCAGGCAAATGAAAAAATGGACGAAGCTATAATCGACCGTTTTTATAAACTATATGACAGAACCGCTCCTAAAGACATTATGCCAATGAGTATCCATGATTTAGGAAACAGCAGTGTTGCCACCGTACCAACTTTATACGACCTGTTAATTCAGGGCAAAATAGAAAATCACGAAATCAGCAAAGGCGATGTAGTTATTTTCGCTTCGGTTGGAGCAGGAATGAACATCAACGCATTCGTATATAGATATTAA
- a CDS encoding ABC transporter ATP-binding protein yields MIEVKNIEKSFGDSKVLKGVSTVFETGKTNLIIGQSGSGKTVLLKTLLGIHTPDSGTIEFDGRVYSDLNKDEKRELRTEIGMVFQGSALFDSMTVAENVAFPLRMFTNNNKALIKERVDFVLERVNLVDAHQKLPSEISGGMQKRVAIARAIVNNPKYLFCDEPNSGLDPNTSTLIDNLIQEITKEYNITTVINTHDMNSVMEIGENIVFLKKGLKAWQGTKEEIFRTENKDIVKFVYSSNLFKKVREAYLKG; encoded by the coding sequence ATGATAGAAGTAAAAAACATAGAAAAATCATTTGGTGACAGCAAAGTTTTAAAAGGTGTTTCGACAGTTTTTGAAACTGGAAAAACCAACTTAATTATTGGGCAGAGTGGATCGGGAAAGACAGTTTTATTAAAAACACTATTAGGAATTCACACACCCGACTCAGGAACAATTGAATTTGATGGCAGGGTTTATTCTGATTTAAACAAGGATGAAAAACGTGAATTGAGAACGGAAATCGGAATGGTTTTTCAGGGAAGCGCTTTATTCGATTCGATGACTGTGGCAGAAAATGTAGCTTTTCCGTTAAGAATGTTCACAAATAATAATAAAGCTCTAATCAAAGAACGTGTTGATTTTGTTTTGGAAAGAGTAAATCTGGTTGATGCACATCAAAAGCTTCCTTCTGAAATCTCAGGAGGTATGCAAAAACGTGTAGCGATTGCCCGTGCGATTGTAAATAATCCAAAATATTTGTTTTGTGATGAACCAAATTCAGGATTAGATCCAAATACCTCAACTTTGATCGATAATCTGATTCAGGAAATCACAAAAGAATACAATATTACAACTGTAATTAACACACACGACATGAACTCTGTGATGGAGATAGGAGAAAATATTGTTTTCTTAAAAAAAGGACTGAAAGCCTGGCAGGGCACAAAAGAGGAAATCTTTAGAACGGAAAACAAAGACATTGTAAAATTTGTTTATTCTTCGAATTTATTCAAAAAGGTAAGAGAGGCTTATCTAAAAGGGTAA
- a CDS encoding methyltransferase domain-containing protein, whose protein sequence is MYEKTFPNKRFKLTLEFLQKHIKTSETILDLGVENPFSKIMKEAGFSVKNTSGEDLDMNQDALKNDKTDVVTAFEIFEHLLNPFTILKEIQSDKLLISIPMRLWFSPAYRSKTDMWDRHYHEFEDWQLDWLLEKTGWKIIDRQKWTNPVKKFGLRPFLRSFTNRYYIVYAEKA, encoded by the coding sequence ATGTACGAAAAAACGTTTCCAAATAAAAGATTCAAACTTACTCTGGAGTTTTTACAAAAACACATCAAAACATCTGAAACTATTCTGGATTTAGGGGTTGAAAATCCGTTTTCAAAAATCATGAAAGAAGCCGGTTTTTCAGTAAAAAACACGAGCGGAGAAGATTTAGACATGAATCAGGATGCCTTAAAAAATGATAAAACTGACGTGGTAACGGCTTTCGAAATTTTCGAACATTTATTGAATCCGTTTACAATCCTGAAAGAAATCCAATCGGATAAACTTTTAATTTCGATTCCGATGCGTTTATGGTTTTCTCCGGCTTATCGTTCTAAAACAGATATGTGGGACAGACATTACCACGAATTTGAAGACTGGCAGCTGGACTGGCTTCTGGAAAAAACCGGCTGGAAAATCATCGACAGACAAAAGTGGACCAACCCGGTTAAAAAATTCGGACTAAGGCCATTTTTAAGAAGCTTCACAAACAGATACTACATTGTCTATGCTGAAAAGGCATAA
- a CDS encoding glycosyltransferase produces MKYYIVIPAHNEQDLIGLTLQSLVSQTVLPSKVVVVNDNSTDKTEEVVLSFAKENPFISVVNKTSDAIHMPGSKVIQAFQKGFETLDSDYEIIVKIDGDLIFPPNYFESIIKHFESDSKVGMAGGFCYIEKNGGWILENLTDKDHIRGALKAYRKETFNQIGGLRPAMGWDTVDELLCKYYGWKIVTDESLQVKHLKPTGANYNKTARYKQGEAFYTLGYGFWITAIASAKLAMMKKKPFLFLDYIRGFWKAKNAKTPLLVTPEQAKFIRKYRFQKMKQKLI; encoded by the coding sequence ATGAAATATTATATCGTCATTCCCGCACACAACGAACAGGATTTAATTGGCCTGACTTTACAATCCCTGGTTTCACAAACCGTTTTACCATCAAAAGTTGTGGTGGTTAATGACAATTCAACTGATAAAACAGAAGAAGTAGTTTTGAGTTTTGCAAAAGAAAATCCTTTTATTTCTGTTGTCAACAAAACTTCAGATGCAATTCACATGCCGGGGAGCAAAGTGATTCAGGCATTTCAGAAAGGTTTTGAAACCTTAGATTCTGATTATGAAATCATTGTCAAAATAGACGGAGATTTAATTTTCCCACCAAACTATTTCGAATCCATTATTAAACATTTCGAATCCGATTCAAAAGTCGGAATGGCTGGAGGATTTTGTTATATTGAAAAAAACGGTGGCTGGATTTTAGAAAATTTAACCGACAAAGATCATATTCGCGGCGCTTTAAAAGCGTATCGCAAAGAAACCTTCAATCAAATAGGAGGCTTACGTCCTGCAATGGGCTGGGACACCGTAGATGAATTATTATGTAAATATTACGGCTGGAAAATTGTAACAGACGAATCGTTACAAGTAAAACACTTAAAACCAACCGGTGCCAATTACAACAAAACAGCCCGTTATAAACAAGGCGAAGCTTTTTATACTTTAGGTTATGGCTTTTGGATTACAGCTATTGCTTCTGCAAAACTGGCCATGATGAAGAAAAAACCATTTCTTTTCTTAGATTATATAAGAGGTTTCTGGAAGGCAAAAAATGCAAAAACTCCGTTATTGGTTACCCCTGAACAAGCTAAATTTATAAGAAAGTATCGTTTTCAAAAAATGAAACAAAAGTTAATTTGA
- a CDS encoding MlaE family ABC transporter permease — protein MMLVRYLSQVGKYFLMLKEIFNKQTKWSVMKKLIFKEIDDLIIDSLGIVCFISFFIGGVVAIQTALNLTNPLIPKYLIGFATRQSVILEFAPTFISVIMAGKMGSYITSSIGTMRVTEQIDALEVMGVNSLNYLVFPKIVALLMYPFVIGISMFLGIFGGWLACAYGGFSTSQDFIQGAQMEFIPFHITYAFIKTLIFAMLLATIPSFHGYYMKGGALEVGKASTVSFVWTSVCIILLNYILTQLLLG, from the coding sequence ATGATGTTAGTTCGTTATTTATCCCAGGTAGGGAAATATTTTTTAATGCTGAAAGAAATTTTCAACAAACAGACTAAATGGTCTGTAATGAAAAAATTAATTTTCAAAGAAATCGACGATTTAATAATTGACTCCCTCGGAATTGTTTGTTTTATCTCTTTCTTCATTGGCGGGGTTGTAGCTATTCAGACTGCTTTAAACTTAACTAATCCTTTAATCCCAAAATATTTAATTGGTTTTGCAACGCGTCAGTCTGTAATCCTGGAATTTGCACCTACTTTTATTTCGGTAATTATGGCCGGAAAAATGGGCTCTTATATCACTTCAAGCATAGGAACTATGCGTGTTACCGAACAAATTGATGCTCTTGAAGTTATGGGGGTTAATTCCTTAAACTATCTGGTTTTCCCAAAAATAGTAGCTTTATTAATGTATCCGTTTGTAATTGGAATCAGTATGTTTCTGGGAATTTTTGGAGGATGGCTTGCCTGTGCTTATGGAGGATTTTCTACAAGTCAGGATTTTATCCAGGGAGCTCAAATGGAATTTATCCCTTTCCACATTACATATGCTTTTATTAAGACTTTGATTTTTGCGATGTTGTTGGCTACAATTCCATCTTTTCACGGGTATTACATGAAAGGCGGTGCATTAGAAGTTGGTAAGGCAAGTACAGTATCCTTTGTATGGACATCAGTTTGTATCATTCTTCTAAATTATATATTAACTCAATTATTATTAGGATAA
- a CDS encoding M20/M25/M40 family metallo-hydrolase, whose product MKKLYFLFPFILLGCKSNISSVGETASKETAIESNYLVEQNEVSDFLKYLSSDELEGRETGTRGIEKAAVFLEDFFKKNNVKPYFSTYRDTLTNFKSPAYNIVGYLEGSDPELKKEFLVLSAHYDHIGLLKNKQDDVINNGANDDASGVTVVAEMAKYFAKTKLNKRSILFVFFAGEEKGLLGSKSLVQKLKKKDFNLYAQLNIEMVGVPMKRDYLAYITGFDKSNMAERINQYTGKNTIGFLPKEAEYELFYRSDNYSFYEAFKKPCQSISTFDFENFEFYHHPSDEFQLMNIPHITKFTQEFLPAVTKIATTPTQEITMTK is encoded by the coding sequence ATGAAAAAACTATACTTTCTTTTTCCGTTTATTTTATTGGGCTGCAAATCTAATATTTCATCAGTCGGAGAAACAGCTTCCAAAGAAACCGCTATTGAAAGCAATTATTTGGTCGAACAAAATGAAGTCTCAGATTTTTTAAAATATCTTTCTTCTGATGAACTCGAAGGAAGAGAGACAGGAACGAGGGGAATTGAAAAAGCAGCTGTTTTTTTAGAGGATTTTTTTAAGAAGAATAATGTAAAGCCTTATTTCAGTACGTATCGTGATACACTTACGAATTTTAAATCGCCGGCATATAATATTGTGGGATATTTAGAAGGAAGCGATCCTGAACTCAAAAAAGAGTTTTTGGTTTTAAGTGCACATTATGATCATATTGGTTTACTGAAAAACAAGCAGGATGATGTGATCAATAACGGTGCAAACGATGATGCTTCCGGAGTCACCGTAGTTGCAGAAATGGCTAAATATTTCGCTAAGACAAAATTGAATAAAAGAAGCATCCTTTTTGTGTTTTTTGCCGGGGAAGAAAAAGGATTATTAGGATCTAAAAGTTTAGTGCAAAAACTTAAAAAGAAAGATTTTAATTTATACGCCCAGCTCAACATTGAGATGGTGGGTGTACCTATGAAACGTGATTATCTTGCCTACATAACAGGTTTTGATAAATCAAATATGGCCGAAAGGATTAATCAGTATACCGGAAAGAATACAATTGGCTTTCTTCCAAAAGAAGCCGAATATGAACTCTTTTACCGTTCTGATAATTATTCTTTTTATGAAGCATTCAAAAAACCGTGTCAGTCCATAAGTACTTTTGATTTTGAGAATTTCGAATTTTATCATCATCCGTCAGATGAATTTCAGCTAATGAATATTCCGCATATCACTAAATTTACGCAGGAGTTTTTGCCGGCTGTTACCAAAATTGCAACAACTCCAACGCAAGAAATTACAATGACTAAATAA
- a CDS encoding glycosyltransferase family 2 protein — protein MTQNSTITIELYLLCFNEEKMIRHTLNYYSEFCSKITIIDNQSTDDSMHLASTYKNVVFRCLDSGNEFVEDKLTASKNNCWKGSTADYVIVCDMDEFLFDENLQEKLVEAKEQNIIMPAVTGYNMMSDEFPANYKKRITEQVKHGVRSERFDKQIIFDPKKVKEINYRPGAHLCNPVFYENTHAASGIELKLLHYKYLGKDYVYKKHEVYVNRMSEISRKKKHGYEYLEGEAHVNNMFELAKSVKRIIK, from the coding sequence ATGACTCAAAACAGCACTATTACTATCGAGCTTTATCTGCTTTGTTTTAATGAGGAAAAGATGATTCGGCATACTTTAAATTATTATTCTGAATTCTGTAGTAAGATTACCATAATTGATAATCAGAGCACAGATGACTCGATGCATTTAGCCAGTACTTATAAAAATGTAGTATTTAGATGTCTGGATTCAGGAAATGAATTCGTAGAAGATAAATTGACAGCATCAAAAAATAATTGTTGGAAAGGAAGTACTGCAGATTACGTCATTGTTTGCGATATGGATGAATTTTTATTTGATGAAAATTTACAGGAAAAATTAGTAGAGGCTAAAGAGCAAAATATAATTATGCCTGCTGTAACTGGATACAATATGATGAGTGATGAGTTTCCTGCCAACTATAAAAAAAGAATAACAGAGCAGGTTAAGCATGGAGTGCGATCAGAAAGGTTTGATAAACAAATCATTTTTGACCCCAAAAAAGTAAAAGAGATCAACTACAGGCCTGGTGCACATTTGTGTAATCCTGTCTTTTATGAAAACACTCATGCAGCTTCAGGAATTGAATTGAAACTCTTACATTATAAATATCTGGGTAAAGATTATGTATACAAAAAACATGAAGTATATGTGAATCGAATGAGTGAAATCAGTCGGAAAAAAAAGCATGGTTACGAGTATTTAGAAGGAGAAGCCCATGTAAACAATATGTTTGAATTAGCAAAATCAGTAAAAAGAATCATAAAATAA